In the Pseudomonadota bacterium genome, ATCATCACCGAGGGGGTGTTCAGCATGGACGGCGACACCCCCGATCTCGAGAGGCTCATCGATCTGAAAGAGCGATACGGGTGCCTGCTCATGGTCGATGAAGCCCACTCGATGGGTGTGCTGGGAGGCACCGGACGCGGGCTCGCCGAGCACGCTCACATCGACCCCCGACGCGTCGACGTATGGATGGGCACCTTCTCGAAATCGCTGGTCGGCTGCGGCGGATACGTCGCCGGCAGTCACGCACTGATCAATCTGCTCAAACATGCCGCATCCGCCTTCGTCTACAGCGTGGGCCTGGCACCCGCCATGGCCGCAGCCTCTCTCGCAGCCCTGCGACTTCTTCGACGAGAGCCCGAGCGCATCACCACCCTGCGCGCACGCGCCGATCAGCTCGCGTCTGGCCTGCGTGCGCTTGGGTGCGATCTCGGGCTGCGTCAGGACGGCATTCCCGTGGTTCCCGTCGTGTTGGGTGACGACTTTGGCTGCCTGCGCGCAACCCGCGCGCTGGCCGAAGCCGGCATCCGCGTCATGCCGATTGTGCATCCGGCCGTCGCCCGCGAGGCGTCGCGGCTTCGGTTCTTCGTCACCGCCGGACACTCCGCAGAGCAGATCGATGCGACCCTCGGCGCTGCGGCGCAGATTCTGACCGCTTCAGCGTCAGAACCCCACCCGTCAGGTCACGTGTAGCCATCGGGCAAACGCCACGCCTAGAAACAGCAGTAGCACGGCGCTCACGCCAAGCGTGACGTTGTACACGAACCGGCTGCGAAGCCGTTCCCCGGCCAGCAGGTAGATTGGAAAGGCCACCGAGGCATAGCGGCCAAGCGCCTCGATGCAGGAGTATCCGGTCAATCCCACAGACATGAGGGTCAGCAACCCGTACCCGGGACCGAAGCGACGAGCCAGCGGCACCGCGAGCAAGACCCACGTCGCGAGCACCAGCAACGCAACGCCATACTGCACACGCATCACGAGATCTCCCGTGAAGAACACCTGCAGATCCGACCAGAAACCAGAAGTCGACAGGCGATCGCGCCATACCGACTGAGCCTTCAAAAACGCCAGGGCCTCGCCGCTCGACACGTGGTGCATGAGCAGCACGCCGCAGAACGCCAGAACGGGCCAGAGCGCGACCCCATCACGCAGTTGCAGGCGCCGACGGGGAAACCCGGTCTGCCAGGCGTACTGCACCCCGAGGGCCATGGCCGCCGTGATGCCGTGAGGGCGGGTGAGAGCGGCCAGACCCACGGTGAAGAACGCCGCGTTCCATCGCGCGGCATGGCCGAACGCAAACGCCCACACGATGAGCGCGAAGTACACGCCCTCAGCATACACCGCACTGAAGAAGAACGAGAACGGGTAGAAGCAGGCCAGCCAGAGCGCTCTACGGGTCGCGTCAGGGCCCACCCACGCGTGCCCGAGACGCGCCAGCCCCGCGAGACCGATGAGAAACCCCACATTCGAGACCACAATGCCCGTCAGATGAAATGCGTGATGCGGGGAGAGGATGGGCGCAAGGAGACGACTCACGATACCCGTGAGGTAGGGGTAGAGCGGGAAGAAGGCTGCGTTGCACTGATGGCCCGGGACATAGTGGTAGCCCTCGAGGTACACGGTGGCATACCAGGCTGAATCCCAACGGGCCCACCCATCGAGCCACAAGAGATCCGAAAAGATGCGCCACTGGCCCGGCGCAAGCTGAATGGGAAAGAGAGAGAGGCTCAGCGCAACCGTCACCCAGAGAAGAGAGCGGCTCACGAGAAAGGGGGCCAGCGCCATCGAGAGCAGGGCCCTCAACGAAGGCTGCGCAGATTCGAGCGCCTCTTCATGGACCTGACTCATCAGATTGTCTCTCCCTGCGACCGCATCACGATGTCGGCCGAGCCGTCAACGCCCACCAACGACCCTGCACCTCCCTGGCTCTCTTGACATCGGCAGAGGAGGGCGAGCCCGGCCGGTGGATACGATGACCACGCATCCACTCCCTCTTCCGCCGACCACGAGACGAGCAACCACGAGCCCGGGGCTGTCGACCGCGCCCAGACAATCGTCGCAGCCTCAGCCGAGGGCGGGCGGAGCCTGCGAACGCAGGACACGACAGCAGAAGCGCCAATCCACAAGCGTGCAGTCTGAGGGATACATCACCGAGGTCCGATACGTCTGGGGCTACTTCGATGAGATGAGCCCGCGCGCCATCAACGAAGCCGCCTGGGCCAGCGGACACGCCGGCGTAGCGCTGGGCGAACCGTTCCGCTATCTCGAGCTGGGATGCGGCTTCGGCCTCTCAGCCGCTTCGTTCGCGGCCACGCATCCCCACGCCACGTTCCACGGCGTCGATCTCAACCCGCGGCACATCGAAGAAGGGCAGGGCTTCGCCCACACGGCGGGCCTGCGCAACCTCGTCCTCGAGGCCGCCTCGTTCGAGCAGGTTCTCGCACAGCAGCGAGAACCGTACGACTTCATCGCGCTGCACGGCGTCTACAGCTGGGTGTCTGACAGCGTGCGCGCCCAGATCCA is a window encoding:
- a CDS encoding aminotransferase class I/II-fold pyridoxal phosphate-dependent enzyme, encoding IITEGVFSMDGDTPDLERLIDLKERYGCLLMVDEAHSMGVLGGTGRGLAEHAHIDPRRVDVWMGTFSKSLVGCGGYVAGSHALINLLKHAASAFVYSVGLAPAMAAASLAALRLLRREPERITTLRARADQLASGLRALGCDLGLRQDGIPVVPVVLGDDFGCLRATRALAEAGIRVMPIVHPAVAREASRLRFFVTAGHSAEQIDATLGAAAQILTASASEPHPSGHV
- a CDS encoding methyltransferase domain-containing protein — protein: MQSEGYITEVRYVWGYFDEMSPRAINEAAWASGHAGVALGEPFRYLELGCGFGLSAASFAATHPHATFHGVDLNPRHIEEGQGFAHTAGLRNLVLEAASFEQVLAQQREPYDFIALHGVYSWVSDSVRAQI